Proteins found in one Aneurinibacillus uraniidurans genomic segment:
- a CDS encoding YycH family regulatory protein, whose product MKQLEQIKTVVLVVLIIISLLLSGVLWNTMPHLDSLSSANYVAPQPFGRTYEAEALVQPAYARVHTGDGRHFQARTDTNLYKKLVANMKQWNVYSFTPMSWNKEDWESIEGKKRGIELVYSGDVLEDTLGERLTIRGQAISGILSANRIWLYSNKEDGTVQALFISDSRQRITKARTSLTPAELEAYLQPSLLASLTEQIVYRPFNEKTGNPAVYMPKERLKMYRYRYFYQPITAQNMLSFLFTDAGLAREVTERDGTQIYTNGSQTVSIPKHHNYLLYRNPVQVPKETGEDHNFNDSLHAAVSFMNKHGGWPGTYQFASVDTALPGKSRAAVYRFRQHVGPYPLYSENDGETVVVIETTDDSIAQAQYPMRQLDTYFERTATLVMNGGEVARQLERKGIPKDQVIGIELAMYAGKRYDFIEMNPVWVVQQKNKPPLYLPAAVSGGRGDGNGLE is encoded by the coding sequence ATGAAGCAACTTGAGCAGATCAAAACGGTTGTACTGGTCGTGTTGATCATTATAAGCCTTCTATTGTCGGGAGTCTTGTGGAATACGATGCCGCATCTCGATAGTTTAAGTTCAGCCAACTATGTAGCTCCCCAGCCATTCGGACGTACGTATGAAGCGGAAGCGCTTGTACAACCTGCTTATGCGCGTGTTCATACAGGGGACGGCAGGCATTTTCAGGCACGCACAGATACGAACTTGTATAAGAAACTTGTGGCAAACATGAAGCAATGGAACGTGTATTCGTTTACTCCGATGTCCTGGAATAAGGAAGATTGGGAGAGCATCGAGGGGAAAAAGCGTGGGATTGAACTTGTCTACAGTGGCGATGTGCTTGAAGATACGTTAGGAGAACGGTTGACGATTCGGGGACAGGCTATTAGCGGAATCCTGTCTGCTAACCGAATCTGGTTGTATAGTAATAAAGAGGATGGAACCGTGCAGGCGTTGTTTATCTCAGATAGTCGGCAGCGTATCACCAAGGCGCGTACATCGCTTACACCAGCAGAGTTAGAAGCATATTTGCAACCGTCTCTGTTGGCTTCTCTCACTGAGCAAATCGTATATCGTCCTTTTAACGAGAAAACCGGAAATCCGGCAGTGTATATGCCAAAAGAGCGTTTGAAGATGTATCGTTATCGCTATTTTTATCAGCCGATTACCGCCCAGAACATGCTATCCTTTTTATTTACGGATGCAGGTCTGGCTCGGGAAGTAACGGAACGCGACGGAACACAAATCTATACGAATGGAAGTCAGACGGTCTCGATTCCTAAGCATCATAATTACTTATTGTATCGCAATCCAGTTCAGGTGCCAAAAGAAACGGGAGAGGACCATAACTTCAATGATTCTCTTCATGCAGCGGTATCGTTTATGAACAAGCATGGAGGATGGCCAGGAACGTATCAATTTGCGAGTGTGGATACCGCGTTGCCGGGCAAAAGCCGGGCAGCGGTATACCGATTCCGCCAACATGTTGGTCCTTATCCGCTTTATAGTGAAAATGATGGAGAAACGGTTGTGGTAATCGAGACAACGGACGATAGCATAGCGCAGGCACAGTATCCGATGCGTCAGCTCGATACGTATTTTGAGCGGACTGCTACTCTGGTAATGAACGGCGGGGAAGTTGCCCGGCAATTAGAACGGAAAGGGATACCAAAGGATCAAGTCATCGGGATTGAACTGGCGATGTATGCGGGGAAACGCTATGACTTTATCGAGATGAATCCCGTATGGGTGGTTCAGCAAAAAAATAAGCCGCCCCTGTACTTGCCGGCTGCTGTATCAGGTGGAAGAGGTGACGGTAATGGATTGGAGTAA
- a CDS encoding two-component system regulatory protein YycI, producing MDWSKAKTILILTFLLLDLFLGYQIIYSYNRDRAGMPQGELIPSSMEELLQSRHIKLTVDIPSGTPEMYYMYVKFTGFSAHLARLTGQSETESQGNGVIVTFDGPLLVPNSEDRVDLLKVMEPYVPFAREYVYDTRSSSAYTAHYVQTYQRYPLFSVPMDIRVKGSRVFGYSQTHVQIISQGNGRRVIPALTAVRTLLDNGYIRYGESISDISIGYYGHMYDADIQVLAPVWRIVHTNGMQYVNGITGAIEQIQALEKK from the coding sequence ATGGATTGGAGTAAAGCCAAAACCATTCTGATTCTAACGTTTTTGCTTCTGGATTTGTTCCTTGGCTATCAAATCATTTATAGCTACAACCGTGACCGTGCAGGGATGCCGCAGGGGGAACTGATTCCTTCTAGTATGGAGGAATTACTACAGTCTCGTCATATCAAATTGACAGTAGATATTCCATCTGGAACACCAGAAATGTATTACATGTACGTAAAGTTTACCGGATTTTCTGCGCATCTGGCACGGCTTACCGGACAATCAGAAACGGAAAGCCAGGGAAATGGTGTGATTGTTACGTTTGATGGTCCGCTTCTCGTTCCTAATTCGGAGGATCGAGTGGATTTGCTGAAGGTTATGGAACCGTATGTCCCTTTTGCACGTGAATATGTCTATGATACTCGTTCTAGTAGCGCGTACACGGCCCACTATGTCCAAACGTATCAGCGTTATCCGCTATTCAGTGTGCCTATGGATATTAGAGTGAAAGGAAGCCGGGTATTCGGTTATAGCCAGACACATGTTCAGATTATTAGCCAGGGAAATGGTCGCCGGGTCATCCCGGCACTAACAGCTGTTCGAACATTGCTTGATAATGGTTATATCCGATACGGGGAATCGATCTCTGATATTTCGATTGGTTATTACGGTCATATGTATGATGCAGACATTCAAGTGCTTGCTCCTGTCTGGCGGATTGTTCACACGAATGGCATGCAATATGTAAATGGAATTACTGGGGCAATTGAACAAATTCAGGCACTTGAAAAAAAATGA
- a CDS encoding MBL fold metallo-hydrolase, with product MKFSVLASGSTGNSFYIEGKSGKVLVDAGLSGKQVEKLLTEVGADASELDAILITHEHSDHIKGVGVLARRYQLPVYANTKTWEQLDRQLGTLAEDQRKLMEAGETIDFGTMKVESYGISHDAAEPMGFCFHEEDAKVSLTTDLGYVSQRIKDTVRGSDAYIFEANHDVEMLRMGSYPWNTKRRILSDVGHLSNDTAGEALTEILEGKGETVYLAHLSKENNMTELARLTVKNILEESGFHDGTHVQLKDTSPIHPTAMQEIIRK from the coding sequence ATGAAATTCAGTGTATTAGCCAGTGGGAGTACAGGGAATTCTTTTTATATTGAAGGAAAAAGTGGGAAAGTATTGGTCGATGCAGGCTTAAGCGGCAAGCAGGTTGAGAAATTGCTTACGGAAGTAGGAGCGGATGCGTCGGAGCTTGATGCCATTCTCATTACACATGAGCATTCTGACCATATTAAAGGAGTCGGAGTGCTGGCCCGTCGCTATCAGCTTCCGGTGTATGCGAACACTAAAACATGGGAGCAGCTAGATCGCCAGCTAGGAACGCTTGCGGAAGATCAGCGCAAGCTTATGGAGGCGGGAGAGACGATTGATTTTGGCACGATGAAAGTCGAATCATACGGTATATCACATGATGCGGCCGAGCCGATGGGATTTTGTTTTCATGAAGAAGATGCCAAAGTCAGCCTGACGACCGATCTTGGGTATGTCAGTCAGCGTATTAAAGACACGGTGCGTGGATCAGATGCTTACATTTTTGAAGCGAACCATGATGTTGAGATGCTGCGTATGGGAAGCTACCCGTGGAACACGAAGCGCCGCATTTTGAGTGATGTGGGCCATTTGTCCAACGATACGGCAGGGGAAGCTCTGACTGAGATTTTGGAGGGAAAAGGAGAGACGGTGTACTTGGCACATCTGAGCAAAGAAAACAACATGACGGAGTTGGCACGTCTGACTGTGAAAAACATTCTGGAGGAAAGCGGGTTTCATGATGGAACTCATGTCCAGCTAAAAGACACATCCCCCATTCATCCTACTGCCATGCAGGAGATTATTCGTAAATAA
- a CDS encoding S1C family serine protease, with the protein MSYYDEEHKDTRRTGGRGSIFFTALISSIIGGLIVLMLVPTLLKSGYLPGWGAQSPNGDNTANLPGPTANYSVNVDTAVTKAVQKVENAVVGVINIQSTQNFFGQVKEGEAGTGSGIVFRKANGKAYIVTNNHVIEGAQRVQVSLTTGEKYIDARVVGQDALTDLAVLEIDGSKVTQVAEFGSSSALKVGEPAIAIGNPLGLKFSRTVTEGIISSTERTMPVDLNGDGEPDYETNVLQTDAAINPGNSGGALVNIAGQVIGINSLKISKAGVEGLGFAIPIDDASKIIDDLIKYHTVQRPQLGIIPIDLQAVPTDAWKDPLKLPDSVNSGVVVKDTPALLPENKGGLKKYDVIVAIDGQKIENQAQLRKYVFKKNVGDTVRVTVYRDGKQQTVNVVLSKQQSS; encoded by the coding sequence ATGAGTTATTACGATGAGGAGCACAAAGATACACGGCGTACAGGCGGACGCGGTTCAATTTTTTTCACCGCGCTAATTTCTTCTATTATTGGCGGCCTGATCGTGTTAATGCTGGTACCGACATTGCTTAAGTCCGGTTATTTACCAGGTTGGGGTGCACAGTCACCAAATGGGGATAACACAGCAAATTTGCCAGGCCCAACAGCTAATTATTCAGTTAATGTAGATACGGCAGTTACGAAAGCTGTACAAAAAGTAGAAAATGCAGTTGTAGGTGTTATCAATATTCAAAGTACACAAAACTTTTTTGGACAAGTAAAAGAAGGAGAAGCGGGTACTGGTTCCGGTATCGTATTCCGTAAGGCCAATGGTAAGGCATATATTGTAACGAACAATCATGTGATTGAAGGGGCGCAGCGTGTACAAGTATCGCTGACTACAGGAGAGAAGTACATTGATGCCCGTGTTGTTGGACAGGATGCTTTAACCGACTTGGCAGTACTTGAAATTGATGGCTCTAAAGTAACACAAGTAGCAGAGTTCGGAAGTTCCTCTGCATTAAAAGTCGGGGAACCAGCAATTGCGATTGGAAATCCTCTTGGTTTGAAATTCTCTCGTACCGTTACAGAAGGGATTATTAGCTCGACTGAGCGTACGATGCCAGTTGATCTTAATGGAGATGGAGAACCAGACTACGAGACGAACGTACTACAGACAGATGCAGCAATTAACCCGGGTAACAGCGGGGGAGCGCTTGTGAATATTGCTGGACAGGTTATTGGGATTAACAGCTTGAAAATATCGAAAGCTGGTGTCGAGGGCTTAGGATTCGCGATTCCGATTGACGATGCGAGCAAAATCATTGATGATTTGATTAAATATCATACGGTACAGCGTCCGCAGTTGGGAATCATCCCGATTGATCTACAGGCAGTGCCTACCGACGCTTGGAAAGATCCACTTAAGCTTCCAGACTCAGTGAATAGTGGTGTTGTCGTGAAAGATACACCGGCACTTCTTCCAGAAAACAAGGGCGGATTGAAGAAATACGATGTGATCGTAGCGATCGATGGTCAGAAGATCGAAAATCAGGCACAGCTCCGCAAATATGTGTTTAAGAAAAATGTTGGAGATACAGTGAGAGTAACTGTCTATCGCGATGGTAAGCAGCAAACAGTAAATGTAGTGCTGTCTAAGCAGCAGAGTTCCTAG
- a CDS encoding CxxH/CxxC protein: MLSAEKKQYLEEGGQNFIVCDEEHMEVALDEFVDEFEEAPDVVLLEQEVFHSWNKPVSCRYCGQTPKYLLV; the protein is encoded by the coding sequence ATGTTAAGCGCGGAAAAAAAGCAGTATCTTGAAGAAGGCGGCCAGAATTTTATTGTATGTGATGAAGAACATATGGAAGTAGCGCTTGATGAATTTGTAGATGAGTTTGAAGAAGCGCCGGATGTGGTATTGCTTGAGCAAGAAGTATTCCATTCCTGGAACAAACCTGTAAGCTGCCGGTACTGTGGACAAACACCGAAGTACTTACTTGTATAA
- the rlmH gene encoding 23S rRNA (pseudouridine(1915)-N(3))-methyltransferase RlmH: MHIAIISVGKLKEKYLKLGIEEYAKRLSAYAKIDLVEVADEKAPENLSVADMERVKQKEGERILAALKSDQHVVALAIDGEMWSSEKLAQKLDQWATYGKSSVAFVIGGSLGLSDAVMKRADEKLSFSKMTFPHQLMRMILLEQVYRGFRINRNEPYHK; encoded by the coding sequence ATGCACATTGCCATTATATCGGTTGGTAAACTAAAAGAGAAATATTTGAAGCTGGGGATTGAGGAATATGCGAAGCGGTTGTCTGCGTATGCGAAGATTGATTTGGTAGAAGTGGCGGATGAGAAAGCACCGGAGAATCTGAGTGTGGCGGATATGGAGCGTGTAAAGCAGAAGGAAGGCGAGCGGATTCTGGCTGCGCTGAAGTCAGATCAGCATGTGGTAGCACTGGCGATTGACGGGGAGATGTGGTCGTCGGAGAAGCTGGCACAGAAGCTAGATCAGTGGGCGACATATGGGAAGAGTTCGGTTGCGTTTGTGATCGGTGGCTCGCTCGGGTTGTCAGATGCGGTGATGAAGCGAGCGGATGAGAAGCTGTCGTTTTCGAAGATGACGTTTCCTCATCAACTGATGCGGATGATTTTGCTGGAGCAGGTGTATCGAGGGTTTCGGATTAATCGGAATGAACCTTATCACAAATGA
- a CDS encoding MarR family winged helix-turn-helix transcriptional regulator: MSNHSEIQNVEIILREMLEIQQKSKRFINFLSEGEPLSQNQLILLLQLKFNGGMKATEIADFFNLTPGAITSMCDKLEKLNLVQRVRESEDRRVVKMVLTKNGDNNVREIFLKFSHEKLTDIKKVLIDVNKLMSTIF, encoded by the coding sequence ATGTCTAACCATAGTGAAATTCAAAATGTAGAAATTATTTTAAGAGAAATGCTTGAAATACAACAAAAGTCCAAGAGGTTTATAAATTTTCTCTCTGAAGGAGAGCCACTATCCCAAAACCAGCTTATTCTCCTTCTTCAATTGAAATTCAATGGTGGAATGAAAGCAACTGAAATTGCTGATTTTTTCAATCTAACCCCGGGAGCTATTACTTCGATGTGCGATAAACTAGAAAAATTGAATTTAGTACAACGGGTAAGAGAAAGTGAGGACCGCCGAGTCGTAAAAATGGTCTTAACAAAAAATGGTGATAATAATGTCCGCGAAATATTTTTGAAATTTTCGCATGAAAAACTAACAGATATTAAAAAAGTTTTAATAGACGTAAATAAATTAATGAGTACGATCTTTTAA
- a CDS encoding GNAT family N-acetyltransferase — protein MNKWDNFFSTFPSIQTERLFLRQIVAADAEDLYCFYNDAKFKQYLDWNGPSSIDECLNMIDFWNRSFEEKRVLPWGISTRNNDKLIGTIIIMPIRGTFEDAPRYPFTLAYDLEMEFWNKGFMTEALKAALNFCKKEPDVHRIQAEVLPENKASLRLLEKLGFHKEGLLNQYLMHESSKTFMNVILMALLCN, from the coding sequence ATGAACAAGTGGGATAACTTTTTCAGCACATTCCCGAGCATCCAGACAGAGAGGTTATTCCTGCGTCAAATCGTTGCGGCCGATGCCGAGGATCTTTATTGCTTTTATAACGACGCTAAGTTCAAACAATATTTAGACTGGAATGGTCCTAGTTCTATTGATGAATGCCTAAATATGATTGATTTCTGGAATCGCAGCTTCGAAGAGAAAAGAGTGCTTCCTTGGGGAATTTCAACACGCAATAACGACAAGCTCATAGGAACTATTATTATTATGCCAATTCGTGGAACTTTCGAAGATGCACCTCGTTATCCTTTTACGCTCGCTTATGATCTAGAAATGGAGTTTTGGAACAAAGGCTTTATGACCGAGGCTCTCAAAGCCGCTCTTAATTTCTGCAAAAAGGAACCTGACGTGCACAGAATTCAAGCAGAGGTTCTACCGGAGAATAAAGCCTCGCTTAGGTTATTGGAAAAATTAGGTTTCCACAAAGAAGGACTGCTCAATCAATATTTGATGCATGAATCAAGTAAAACCTTTATGAACGTAATCTTAATGGCATTGTTGTGTAATTGA